Proteins encoded by one window of Methanofastidiosum sp.:
- a CDS encoding DUF11 domain-containing protein, protein MNKPSIIFILLISMLSFSLTSVSAQIIDVSIDGNASVYICYPYEYNVTLTNTSVNESAIDINYTVSLPTGFSTTDPLTYNIPSLGPGLSDKIKINVDTLCNTQVGNISVNGSYDYNNSSHPLSFTKPITVLQGAVTIEKTPSTQNATLEENVSWTITVKSTGLGPIEDVFVTDILEPGLQYLSSSPAGIQTGPGEYQWTSTEISDLSHMDPDDEVQIQIRAKIIGCTELYDTARVTWGCGGGCQTQETIASIAFQPNPPKIDYSVPSFNINYCDTGNTFNIPISNTGGTAYDFNLSADFGSLTVTNITSPSGATYNNVGKYFVVGDIPNGTTNLTFDLVPSGGWCGPLPSGTIIFRPEYFYCTQEFFPPVKFGSYSVQNVPSISVSKTGAPSQMYLGGTITYNITASYSGPTSCGTSTASNIVVVDTIPTGFTITDAGGGSVSGNTITWNVTPAAGLNTSITLQSPTYADCEYCYTTATNTLNATVTDCCGCVRTASASQSTILECAETISSDKYVSSSFNFEKCTPIKYTNEFNFSDTSFWDDVNVSNLKFREERPNNQILQGQVKIDINGTCIVYYTPSVSTYLDVNFSDVDFSSCFDADTTSIRGTKIRIEYNMSTQNSSSPSCGSGSFFDWSILNTGKTVVGSGCYENSQQIREGTFVPVNDSEMGISITGLPPIVDKCGTYDIELVINRSSSVGAYDVEVVFPLSNYHINSVSYVGHTPSESNNSPTDFVWQYGDYFATNTQARILMNVTKKCTDQGGMSSNLYWDGLCNRNGTYDRECQDGASQNPLVLSGNVCLMKVPELLWATTNQATWKLCLTNAGSGASYNIWLEDVIGSGLSYNSSVGTYSQLFINQDRNGNPINGATWIIDKINAGDKTEILFTANIDSCTNLTNLASTSAGCLGGDCQPIKTDTASVRIPNTDAITTNIIPQTINMCDQQSATVIVKNVGLTYVYDVNVTATLPTGISYVVGSGNPSDPENVGANPIRWTKTQIPGLGAMAPSSEIAITFTIRSSCDMPSTGTFTSQATYLTPCNDGRTSPQASSQISRRTPTLAIAKSGRNHTTGSSFADNVAAEPGDIVEWRLVITNSGNAPATNVEFYDVLPTNMTFGGISTSQYPAVGTVPVGSGTSADPWRHGTLSNVSGSNTATYYVWGTVNAGGCGAATNNTAYVRYGCDDNCRFTYIASGGTRSLRTRPNFVRSQTIGTFTTCEGVITIRLRNDSGYPTAYNVFVTSTLPPGFVFDSMISGPDPIPNPPSNLSQPIWSLGNMTASGTNTVLQFRVKNDGLSCGTVTPGTNNVRIDYQDSCGNSLNVTNTSGLITPLKPILSISKTPAIQPVPPGGTGSWTITVTNTGNSPAYNVTVIDTLSADWEAPIVAGNGTNGEMPNVVGNTITWQIPGPIAQSGGTWSATLSARLKVDAGTGTNGVIAVGKCSNGCIYSSATDSARIINIQGLFKESEKEKATIGEEVVFDLAVVYSGVGANYTNTTIVDHLPDGIEYVSHTYADTYGGTIQQFNQNGQVLTWKLGTPLGASNRNFLGPNNVLIKITGRIKNILPDNVTDVILVNNANTSFIQDLAPYNISDLDDVRIVEPELTIEKQGDKTQGLPGENVHYTITVENIGNSSAFDVTIQDQIPSGLILVGGSITSSPTADTTMVIGDIIQWTYLSIPPDQSVTLEYDATIPPEGGSFTNTVTNTEYWSLPSGNDEGDNTAHFQTIGM, encoded by the coding sequence ATGAATAAACCATCGATTATATTTATTTTATTAATATCTATGCTAAGTTTTTCTTTGACATCTGTGTCTGCCCAGATAATAGATGTTAGTATAGACGGAAATGCCTCAGTCTATATATGCTACCCTTATGAATACAACGTTACTTTGACAAATACCTCTGTCAATGAAAGCGCTATTGATATTAATTATACAGTGTCACTTCCAACAGGATTTAGCACAACTGATCCCCTTACTTATAATATTCCATCTTTAGGTCCAGGGCTATCTGATAAAATAAAAATTAATGTTGATACTTTGTGCAATACTCAAGTTGGAAATATTTCTGTCAATGGATCTTATGATTATAACAACAGTTCCCATCCACTCTCTTTTACTAAACCAATAACAGTTTTACAAGGGGCAGTTACAATAGAGAAAACTCCTTCTACGCAAAACGCAACATTGGAAGAAAATGTTTCTTGGACAATTACTGTAAAAAGCACCGGTCTTGGCCCGATTGAAGACGTTTTCGTGACAGACATACTTGAACCTGGATTACAATACCTTTCTTCATCTCCCGCAGGAATTCAAACTGGACCGGGCGAGTATCAGTGGACGTCTACTGAGATATCCGACCTTTCCCATATGGATCCTGATGATGAGGTACAAATTCAAATAAGAGCAAAGATCATTGGATGCACAGAATTATATGATACAGCTAGAGTCACATGGGGGTGTGGAGGAGGATGCCAAACACAAGAAACTATAGCGAGCATAGCTTTTCAACCAAATCCCCCTAAAATTGATTATAGTGTTCCCTCATTTAATATAAATTATTGTGACACTGGAAATACATTCAATATACCAATTTCTAATACAGGCGGAACTGCGTACGATTTTAATCTATCTGCTGATTTTGGTAGCCTAACAGTCACTAATATTACTTCACCATCTGGCGCAACTTATAATAATGTTGGAAAATACTTCGTTGTAGGTGATATACCCAATGGAACTACAAATCTAACATTCGATTTAGTTCCTTCTGGTGGGTGGTGTGGGCCTTTACCTTCTGGTACAATTATATTTAGGCCCGAATACTTTTATTGTACTCAAGAATTCTTTCCTCCTGTAAAATTTGGGAGCTATTCTGTTCAGAACGTTCCATCGATCTCTGTTTCAAAAACAGGTGCACCTTCTCAGATGTATTTGGGGGGAACTATTACGTACAATATCACAGCATCTTATTCTGGCCCAACGTCCTGTGGAACTAGTACTGCATCAAATATAGTTGTAGTAGATACAATACCTACTGGTTTTACTATAACTGATGCAGGAGGGGGAAGTGTTTCAGGAAACACAATAACTTGGAACGTTACCCCTGCAGCTGGATTAAACACTTCAATTACTCTCCAGTCTCCAACTTATGCAGACTGTGAATATTGCTATACAACTGCAACTAATACTTTAAATGCTACAGTTACCGATTGTTGTGGATGCGTTCGAACGGCCTCTGCTTCACAGTCAACAATACTTGAATGTGCAGAAACTATATCTTCTGACAAATATGTATCTTCAAGTTTTAACTTTGAAAAATGCACCCCAATAAAATACACTAACGAATTTAACTTTTCAGACACAAGTTTCTGGGACGATGTAAATGTGTCAAACCTCAAATTCAGAGAAGAAAGGCCAAATAATCAAATCCTTCAAGGGCAAGTTAAAATTGATATTAATGGAACTTGTATAGTTTATTACACTCCGTCTGTCTCGACATATCTTGATGTTAATTTCTCTGATGTTGACTTCTCTTCATGTTTTGATGCAGATACTACTTCAATTAGGGGCACCAAGATAAGAATAGAATACAACATGTCCACTCAAAATTCATCAAGTCCCTCTTGCGGTTCTGGGTCTTTCTTTGACTGGTCAATTCTTAATACTGGTAAAACTGTAGTGGGTAGTGGATGTTATGAAAATTCTCAACAGATAAGAGAGGGCACATTTGTACCCGTAAATGATTCCGAGATGGGAATTAGTATTACTGGGCTTCCACCAATTGTTGATAAATGTGGAACATATGATATAGAGCTAGTCATTAACAGAAGTTCTTCAGTTGGAGCATATGATGTAGAAGTAGTCTTTCCTCTAAGTAATTATCACATCAATTCTGTTTCTTATGTGGGACATACGCCTTCAGAAAGTAACAATAGTCCCACAGATTTTGTATGGCAATATGGGGATTATTTTGCCACAAACACACAAGCAAGAATTTTAATGAATGTAACAAAAAAATGTACCGATCAAGGTGGAATGAGTTCTAACCTATACTGGGATGGTTTATGTAACAGAAATGGAACTTATGATAGGGAATGCCAAGATGGAGCTTCTCAAAATCCTTTGGTCCTAAGTGGAAACGTATGTCTTATGAAGGTTCCAGAGCTACTCTGGGCCACTACTAATCAAGCTACATGGAAACTCTGCCTCACAAATGCTGGAAGTGGTGCAAGCTACAATATTTGGCTTGAAGATGTAATCGGTTCAGGACTTTCTTATAACTCTTCAGTTGGAACTTATTCCCAACTTTTCATTAATCAAGATAGGAATGGCAATCCAATAAATGGGGCAACATGGATTATTGATAAAATTAATGCAGGCGATAAGACTGAGATTTTGTTTACCGCTAATATTGATTCATGTACCAATCTTACAAATTTAGCATCAACTAGTGCTGGCTGTTTAGGCGGAGATTGTCAGCCAATAAAAACAGATACTGCATCAGTTAGAATACCAAATACTGATGCCATCACTACCAATATTATTCCTCAGACAATTAATATGTGTGATCAGCAAAGTGCAACTGTTATCGTAAAAAATGTTGGTTTAACTTATGTTTATGATGTCAATGTGACGGCTACATTGCCAACAGGGATTTCATATGTTGTAGGTTCTGGAAATCCATCTGATCCTGAAAATGTCGGTGCGAACCCAATTAGGTGGACAAAAACTCAAATTCCAGGTTTAGGAGCTATGGCACCTTCATCTGAAATTGCTATTACGTTTACAATCCGTTCGAGCTGTGACATGCCTTCAACAGGAACATTTACATCACAGGCTACATATTTAACCCCATGTAATGACGGTAGAACGTCACCTCAAGCTTCTTCTCAAATTAGTAGAAGAACTCCAACTTTAGCTATAGCCAAAAGTGGTAGAAATCATACTACTGGCTCATCTTTTGCCGATAATGTTGCTGCAGAACCGGGCGATATTGTAGAATGGCGACTTGTGATAACAAATAGTGGAAATGCACCCGCAACAAATGTCGAATTTTATGATGTTTTGCCTACAAACATGACCTTTGGCGGCATTAGTACAAGTCAATATCCTGCAGTAGGCACTGTGCCCGTGGGCTCAGGAACATCGGCGGACCCATGGAGACACGGTACATTGTCAAACGTTTCAGGTAGCAATACTGCTACTTATTATGTTTGGGGAACTGTAAATGCAGGTGGCTGTGGGGCCGCTACAAACAACACTGCTTATGTTAGATACGGTTGTGATGACAATTGCAGGTTTACTTACATTGCATCTGGTGGCACCCGTTCTTTAAGGACTAGGCCAAACTTTGTTAGGTCTCAAACTATTGGTACTTTTACTACATGTGAAGGAGTCATAACGATAAGACTAAGGAATGATTCTGGATACCCAACAGCTTACAATGTTTTTGTAACATCTACATTGCCTCCGGGATTTGTATTTGATTCTATGATTTCTGGCCCTGATCCAATTCCAAATCCTCCGTCTAATCTTTCCCAACCTATTTGGTCACTCGGCAATATGACAGCTAGCGGAACAAACACAGTACTTCAATTTAGGGTCAAAAATGATGGATTAAGTTGTGGAACTGTAACGCCAGGAACAAATAATGTTAGAATAGATTACCAAGATAGTTGTGGGAATTCACTCAATGTAACAAATACAAGCGGCCTAATTACTCCTTTAAAACCAATTTTATCTATCTCTAAGACTCCTGCCATACAACCAGTCCCGCCAGGAGGTACTGGAAGCTGGACCATCACTGTTACAAATACAGGTAACAGTCCAGCCTACAATGTGACTGTTATTGATACGTTAAGCGCTGATTGGGAAGCACCAATAGTCGCAGGAAATGGAACAAATGGAGAAATGCCGAATGTTGTTGGCAATACTATAACTTGGCAGATACCAGGTCCAATTGCACAATCAGGAGGTACATGGTCGGCAACTTTATCGGCTAGATTAAAAGTTGATGCAGGTACAGGAACAAACGGAGTTATTGCAGTGGGCAAATGCTCCAACGGATGCATATACAGCAGTGCAACTGATAGTGCAAGGATAATCAATATACAAGGCCTATTTAAAGAGTCAGAAAAAGAAAAAGCAACAATAGGAGAAGAAGTAGTATTTGATTTGGCCGTGGTATATTCTGGGGTAGGTGCAAATTACACTAATACAACTATAGTTGATCATTTACCTGATGGAATTGAATATGTTTCTCATACTTATGCTGATACTTACGGAGGAACAATTCAACAGTTTAATCAAAATGGACAAGTTCTTACTTGGAAATTAGGAACTCCGCTCGGTGCATCAAATAGAAATTTCTTGGGGCCAAATAATGTGTTAATTAAAATCACCGGTAGAATCAAGAACATTCTACCCGATAATGTTACAGATGTTATACTAGTAAATAATGCTAATACAAGTTTTATTCAAGATTTGGCACCATACAATATAAGTGATTTAGACGATGTCAGAATCGTTGAACCAGAGTTGACAATTGAAAAGCAAGGAGATAAAACTCAAGGATTGCCTGGAGAAAATGTACATTATACAATTACTGTAGAAAATATTGGAAATAGCTCGGCCTTTGATGTTACAATTCAAGATCAAATACCTTCAGGCCTAATTCTAGTAGGTGGATCAATTACATCTTCACCTACAGCAGATACTACAATGGTAATTGGGGATATAATTCAATGGACTTACCTATCAATACCTCCAGACCAGTCAGTAACATTAGAGTATGACGCTACAATCCCTCCAGAAGGAGGAAGCTTTACCAATACCGTTACAAATACGGAGTACTGGTCTCTACCAAGTGGTAACGATGAAGGAGACAATACGGCCCACTTTCAGACGATTGGAATGTAA
- a CDS encoding DUF11 domain-containing protein: protein MQKVTLNTDINVPSPGGIVYFSLTITNTGAMALDPVKLIDYLPDGLTYRPGYSIVGGVPQEPDTIVGSPEVLTWNNIGAMNPTDVIVVQFQATVDPGRTGTFINNATVIGTSTIGDVTDSDDSPVGVKGPAINIVKSVEPPWGKTGFTNQYTLVITNTGEVLLDPVSVIDTLPVGLTYANLATPVPDAVVVNGDGTTTITWNNIGLLDVGESKTITFSAKFNGYENKSINYAITEGQPPNGFPVSDDDQVEILKHPGGNPRESLRIITKGYMKRCDLCYSRDLAKEARNLITNQNVLDEDDTCCRPDDIIEELKIEVMKKGLDRDPRYLRAVELLDKADELCEEAQNAYDKGNYGLAQRLTKEKCEAIGEGMRLLIEILSK, encoded by the coding sequence TTGCAGAAGGTCACCCTAAATACAGATATTAATGTTCCCTCACCTGGAGGAATTGTATACTTTAGTCTCACTATTACAAATACTGGTGCAATGGCCTTAGATCCAGTAAAACTGATAGATTATTTACCTGATGGTCTCACATATAGGCCTGGTTATAGCATTGTAGGTGGCGTACCACAAGAACCAGATACTATTGTTGGGTCACCAGAAGTTCTTACTTGGAACAATATAGGTGCAATGAATCCAACAGATGTGATAGTAGTTCAATTCCAGGCAACAGTGGATCCAGGGAGAACTGGAACCTTCATTAATAATGCCACAGTCATAGGTACTTCAACGATAGGTGATGTAACAGACTCAGATGACTCTCCAGTTGGGGTAAAAGGTCCAGCAATTAATATAGTTAAATCAGTTGAACCACCATGGGGTAAGACAGGATTTACCAATCAGTACACATTGGTAATAACAAATACTGGTGAGGTACTATTAGATCCTGTTTCAGTAATTGATACGTTACCAGTTGGACTAACATATGCTAATTTGGCTACTCCAGTGCCCGATGCAGTTGTAGTTAATGGAGATGGGACAACTACGATAACATGGAACAACATTGGACTATTAGATGTTGGAGAAAGTAAGACTATAACCTTCTCTGCAAAGTTTAACGGTTATGAAAACAAGAGCATAAATTATGCGATTACAGAAGGTCAACCTCCAAATGGATTCCCTGTATCTGATGACGATCAAGTAGAAATATTAAAGCATCCTGGTGGAAATCCAAGAGAGTCTCTAAGAATAATCACAAAAGGATACATGAAGAGATGCGATCTATGTTATAGCAGGGATTTGGCCAAAGAAGCAAGAAACTTGATTACTAATCAGAATGTGCTCGATGAAGATGACACTTGCTGCAGACCTGACGATATTATCGAAGAACTAAAGATTGAGGTAATGAAAAAAGGACTTGATAGAGATCCAAGGTACCTTAGGGCTGTAGAACTACTTGATAAAGCAGACGAACTTTGTGAAGAGGCACAGAATGCATACGACAAGGGTAACTATGGGCTTGCACAAAGATTAACAAAAGAGAAATGTGAAGCAATCGGAGAAGGAATGAGGCTTCTGATAGAAATCTTATCAAAATAA